AAAGTGATTGCTGAAGTAGCAAAAAATGAGCCAATAATTGGTGGGATCCATTTAGAAGGACCATTCGTATCAGCTATTTTTAAAGGAGCTCAGCCAGAAAAATATATTCAAGCGCCTGACCTGGATCTATTTAAAAAATGGTTTGACGTATCTGGAGGTTTAATTAAAGTAGTCACTTATGCACCTGAACATGAAACTTCGCCAGCTTTTGAAGATCTTTGCTATGAACTAGGCGTTGTTCCAAGTGTTGGACATTCAAATGATACACGCGAGCATTTGAAAACAAGTAAAGCAACGCATGCCACTCATTTATATAATGCTTGTCACCGCATGACACACCGTGAACCAGGTGTTCCGGGGCATGTTCTCCTTGAAGATGGTATTCAAGCTGAGCTAATTTGTGATGGCATCCATGTTAACCGTGACATGGTGAAACTGGCTTATAAGATGAAAGGTGCGCATGGTATATCGCTCATTACTGATTCAATGCGGGCAAAGGGTATGCCAGAAGGGAAATCAGAACTTGGTGGCCAAACGGTTATTGTAAAGGATAAACAAGCTCGTCTTGAAGATGGAACGCTTGCTGGAAGTGTTTTAACGTACGATGATGCTTTTCG
This DNA window, taken from Listeria sp. PSOL-1, encodes the following:
- the nagA gene encoding N-acetylglucosamine-6-phosphate deacetylase, translated to MIVKVITHATIYTGKNVLEDAYIRFDSQIKEVGTMTNFKANQDEEVIDASDKMIIPGFIDVHSHGGYGHDAMDADPKALKEQVRGMLKEGITTYFPTTMTQSHENIENALKVIAEVAKNEPIIGGIHLEGPFVSAIFKGAQPEKYIQAPDLDLFKKWFDVSGGLIKVVTYAPEHETSPAFEDLCYELGVVPSVGHSNDTREHLKTSKATHATHLYNACHRMTHREPGVPGHVLLEDGIQAELICDGIHVNRDMVKLAYKMKGAHGISLITDSMRAKGMPEGKSELGGQTVIVKDKQARLEDGTLAGSVLTYDDAFRNIIEFTGCTIEEAVLMSSVNQATEFQLSQKGALQAGKDADFNIFDTDLNLLETYSYGRKYS